A genomic window from Salvia miltiorrhiza cultivar Shanhuang (shh) chromosome 5, IMPLAD_Smil_shh, whole genome shotgun sequence includes:
- the LOC130985905 gene encoding uncharacterized protein LOC130985905 isoform X2 — protein MKQARLEHKRQLQDVRAAKARIENELVEAQKLVKQGQADLESLEASLQAQLASKDEEISRLKAELADMEKNRELELFDACHEAVLKSRADMSQEVLDGSYKTWDNAGNIRQWKVYQDKLFGVATSGDVGGDE, from the coding sequence ATGAAGCAGGCTAGGCTTGAGCACAAACGACAACTACAGGATGTTCGTGCTGCTAAGGCTAGGATAGAGAACGAGCTTGTGGAAGCTCAGAAGTTGGTCAAGCAAGGCCAGGCGGACCTGGAGTCCTTGGAAGCGTCTCTTCAGGCTCAATTGGCTTCGAAAGATGAGGAAATCAGTCGTCTGAAGGCTGAACTGGCGGATATGGAGAAAAATCGGGAGCTAGAGCTTTTCGATGCTTGCCATGAGGCTGTACTCAAGTCCCGGGCTGATATGAGTCAGGAGGTCTTGGATGGGTCTTACAAGACTTGGGACAATGCTGGGAACATTCGACAGTGGAAGGTGTATCAAGACAAGCTTTTCGGGGTGGCCACTTCAGGCGACGTCGGTGGCGACGAGTGA
- the LOC130985905 gene encoding uncharacterized protein LOC130985905 isoform X1: MLFLLTNLWYFDIFLQHYQHAIFMKQARLEHKRQLQDVRAAKARIENELVEAQKLVKQGQADLESLEASLQAQLASKDEEISRLKAELADMEKNRELELFDACHEAVLKSRADMSQEVLDGSYKTWDNAGNIRQWKVYQDKLFGVATSGDVGGDE, from the coding sequence ATGTTATTTTTATTGACTAACTTGTGGTATTTTGATATCTTCTTGCAGCACTATCAGCATGCTATCTTTATGAAGCAGGCTAGGCTTGAGCACAAACGACAACTACAGGATGTTCGTGCTGCTAAGGCTAGGATAGAGAACGAGCTTGTGGAAGCTCAGAAGTTGGTCAAGCAAGGCCAGGCGGACCTGGAGTCCTTGGAAGCGTCTCTTCAGGCTCAATTGGCTTCGAAAGATGAGGAAATCAGTCGTCTGAAGGCTGAACTGGCGGATATGGAGAAAAATCGGGAGCTAGAGCTTTTCGATGCTTGCCATGAGGCTGTACTCAAGTCCCGGGCTGATATGAGTCAGGAGGTCTTGGATGGGTCTTACAAGACTTGGGACAATGCTGGGAACATTCGACAGTGGAAGGTGTATCAAGACAAGCTTTTCGGGGTGGCCACTTCAGGCGACGTCGGTGGCGACGAGTGA
- the LOC130985906 gene encoding protein NAR1 isoform X1, whose amino-acid sequence MSERFSATLRIGDLNDYIAPSQGCVIKTENSGKSRMVPKAAQTEPVKISLKDCLACSGCITSAETVMLEKQSLDEFLLNLNKGKAVIFSLSPQSRASLAVHFGLSPLQVFQKLTTLLKSLGVKAIFDTSSSRDLTLIESCNEFIARYRESNSASEEKSKSALPMISSACPGWICYAEKTLGSYILPHISSVKSPQQTIGAAIKNHICQELCIRPEDIYHVTVMPCYDKKLEAARDDFMFQSDSDAERITEVDSVLTTGEVLDLIKMKSIDFTTLEDSPVDKLLSNVDEGGNLYGVSGSSGGYADTIFRYAAKMLFRKEIEGPLEYKTVRNADFRELTLEVEGKVVLRFALCYGFRNLRNIVTKIKSGKCEYHFLEIMACPSGCLNGGGQIKPKPGQSAKDLIQLLEATYSENVLVADPFENPGIKRLYSEWLGQPGSEKAKRHLHTEYHPVVKSISSQLQNW is encoded by the exons ATGTCGGAGAGATTTTCTGCTACGCTCAGAATTGGTGACTTGAACGATTACATAGCTCCATCACAAGGTTGCGTCATTAAAACTGAG AATTCTGGTAAATCAAGGATGGTTCCTAAAGCAGCTCAGACGGAGCCTGTGAAGATCTCACTCAAGGACTGCTTAGCATGCAG TGGGTGCATAACTTCCGCAGAAACAGTTATGCTTGAGAAGCAGAGTTTAGATGAGTTTCTTTTGAACCTCAACAAAGGAAAAGCTGTAATTTTCTCCCTTTCTCCCCAGTCTAGGGCTTCTCTTGCTGTTCATTTTGGCCTTTCTCCCCTTCAG GTATTTCAGAAACTTACAACATTGTTGAAGTCTTTGGGAGTGAAAGCCATTTTTGATACTAGCAGCAGTCGAGATTTAACACTTATCGAGTCTTGTAATGAATTCATAGCTCGCTATAGAGAAAGCAATTCAGCTAGTGAAGAGAAGTCAAAATCAGCCCTTCCTATGATTTCATCTGCATGTCCAG GTTGGATATGCTATGCTGAAAAAACTCTTGGATCGTATATTCTTCCACATATTTCTTCAGTGAAAAGTCCCCAACAAACAATTGGTGCTGCCATTAAGAACCACATATGCCAAGAATTATGTATCAG GCCAGAGGACATATATCATGTCACCGTGATGCCTTGTTATGACAAAAAGCTTGAAGCTGCTCGAGATGACTTTATGTTCCAGTCGGATTCTGATGCTGAAAGAATTACAGAGGTCGACTCAGTGTTAACAACTGGAGAGGTTTTAGATTTAATTAAG ATGAAATCAATTGATTTTACAACCTTGGAGGATTCTCCTGTGGATAAATT ATTGTCCAATGTAGATGAAGGAGGCAATCTCTATGGTGTTAGTGGGAGCTCTGGAGGTTATGCTGACACAATTTTTCGTTATGCTGCAAAGATGCTTTTCAGGAAGGAAATTGAAGGTCCTCTAGAGTATAAGACTGTAAGGAATGCGGATTTTCGTGAACTTACTTTGGAA GTAGAGGGTAAAGTTGTGTTGCGATTTGCACTGTGTTATGGATTCAGGAACTTGCGGAATATTGTTACAAAAATCAAATCTGGAAAGTGTGAATACCATTTTTTGGAGATTATGGCGTGTCCATCTG GATGCCTGAATGGTGGAGGTCAAATCAAACCCAAACCTGGTCAATCTGCAAAAGATTTGATTCAATTGTTGGAAGCAACATATTCTGAAAAT GTATTGGTGGCTGATCCTTTTGAAAATCCTGGAATCAAAAGGCTATATAGTGAGTGGCTCGGGCAACCCGGTTCAGAGAAGGCGAAGAGACATCTTCACACTGAATACCACCCTGTTGTGAAAAGCATTTCCTCTCAGTTGCAAAACTGGTAG
- the LOC130985906 gene encoding protein NAR1 isoform X2, whose translation MLEKQSLDEFLLNLNKGKAVIFSLSPQSRASLAVHFGLSPLQVFQKLTTLLKSLGVKAIFDTSSSRDLTLIESCNEFIARYRESNSASEEKSKSALPMISSACPGWICYAEKTLGSYILPHISSVKSPQQTIGAAIKNHICQELCIRPEDIYHVTVMPCYDKKLEAARDDFMFQSDSDAERITEVDSVLTTGEVLDLIKMKSIDFTTLEDSPVDKLLSNVDEGGNLYGVSGSSGGYADTIFRYAAKMLFRKEIEGPLEYKTVRNADFRELTLEVEGKVVLRFALCYGFRNLRNIVTKIKSGKCEYHFLEIMACPSGCLNGGGQIKPKPGQSAKDLIQLLEATYSENVLVADPFENPGIKRLYSEWLGQPGSEKAKRHLHTEYHPVVKSISSQLQNW comes from the exons ATGCTTGAGAAGCAGAGTTTAGATGAGTTTCTTTTGAACCTCAACAAAGGAAAAGCTGTAATTTTCTCCCTTTCTCCCCAGTCTAGGGCTTCTCTTGCTGTTCATTTTGGCCTTTCTCCCCTTCAG GTATTTCAGAAACTTACAACATTGTTGAAGTCTTTGGGAGTGAAAGCCATTTTTGATACTAGCAGCAGTCGAGATTTAACACTTATCGAGTCTTGTAATGAATTCATAGCTCGCTATAGAGAAAGCAATTCAGCTAGTGAAGAGAAGTCAAAATCAGCCCTTCCTATGATTTCATCTGCATGTCCAG GTTGGATATGCTATGCTGAAAAAACTCTTGGATCGTATATTCTTCCACATATTTCTTCAGTGAAAAGTCCCCAACAAACAATTGGTGCTGCCATTAAGAACCACATATGCCAAGAATTATGTATCAG GCCAGAGGACATATATCATGTCACCGTGATGCCTTGTTATGACAAAAAGCTTGAAGCTGCTCGAGATGACTTTATGTTCCAGTCGGATTCTGATGCTGAAAGAATTACAGAGGTCGACTCAGTGTTAACAACTGGAGAGGTTTTAGATTTAATTAAG ATGAAATCAATTGATTTTACAACCTTGGAGGATTCTCCTGTGGATAAATT ATTGTCCAATGTAGATGAAGGAGGCAATCTCTATGGTGTTAGTGGGAGCTCTGGAGGTTATGCTGACACAATTTTTCGTTATGCTGCAAAGATGCTTTTCAGGAAGGAAATTGAAGGTCCTCTAGAGTATAAGACTGTAAGGAATGCGGATTTTCGTGAACTTACTTTGGAA GTAGAGGGTAAAGTTGTGTTGCGATTTGCACTGTGTTATGGATTCAGGAACTTGCGGAATATTGTTACAAAAATCAAATCTGGAAAGTGTGAATACCATTTTTTGGAGATTATGGCGTGTCCATCTG GATGCCTGAATGGTGGAGGTCAAATCAAACCCAAACCTGGTCAATCTGCAAAAGATTTGATTCAATTGTTGGAAGCAACATATTCTGAAAAT GTATTGGTGGCTGATCCTTTTGAAAATCCTGGAATCAAAAGGCTATATAGTGAGTGGCTCGGGCAACCCGGTTCAGAGAAGGCGAAGAGACATCTTCACACTGAATACCACCCTGTTGTGAAAAGCATTTCCTCTCAGTTGCAAAACTGGTAG
- the LOC130985908 gene encoding uncharacterized protein LOC130985908 yields MASSIRPATRYNKPNSLNSSTKSDPSSSAEYSSSRGCSSRALVPKKTDANHINFSSMVKKLVENNKKVKNLDKGPKAFVIASDLLAEDLKKGAKKSAGLSGLHKKLFKGSEKKGDESSKKALTEVKTNTRTLAMVLRSERELLSLNKEQDHQIAHLKSLLDDKNTEVEKLKDLCLKQREEIKSLKSAVLFPDVMNSQVQNLLEKQGSELKQAKQLIPNLQRQVTSLTGQLQSLAEDLAEVKADKYSGRGFCDNHFNSPRTPSYDQEDASNFLFDQEYSSGDYTTPESPDDMFLKDLNPCLTPCYSRTKSKDFNVYGSPTDGGPSPEIVYNSCGTKLSRSCECSQSSKGRKGLVGGAASCSGNTRCTHGNQMHHRLF; encoded by the exons ATGGCTTCTTCAATCAGGCCTGCAACTCGCTACAACAAACCCAACAGCCTAAACAGCTCCACAAAATCCGACCCCTCCTCCTCCGCTGAATACTCCTCCTCGCGTGGTTGCAGTTCACGCGCCCTCGTTCCCAAGAAAACCGATGCCAACCACATTAATTTCAGCTCCAtggtgaagaagctggtggaGAATAATAAGAAGGTCAAAAATCTGGATAAGGGCCCCAAGGCATTTGTGATTGCCTCTGATCTCTTGGCGGAGGATTTGAAGAAAGGCGCCAAGAAGAGCGCTGGATTGAGCGGGCTTCACAAGAAGCTGTTTAAAGGGTCAGAGAAAAAAGGAGATGAGAGCTCCAAGAAGGCGCTCACGGAGGTTAAGACTAACACGAGGACGCTGGCGATGGTGTTGAGGAGTGAGCGGGAGCTCTTGAGTTTGAATAAGGAGCAGGACCACCAGATTGCTCACCTCAAGTCTTTGCTCGACGACAAAAACACAGAG gttgaaaaattaaaagattTGTGCTTAAAACAAAGGGAAGAGATAAAGTCTCTTAAAAGTGCTGTTCTCTTCCCGGATGTGATGAATTCACAAGTTCAGAACCTTTTAGAGAAGCAGGGATCAGAGCTAAAACAGGCTAAGCAACTCATACCAAATCTTCAAAGACAGGTTACTTCTCTTACCGGACAACTACAATCTCTTGCTGAAGATCTTGCGGAG GTGAAGGCAGACAAATATTCTGGAAGAGGATTCTGTGACAACCATTTCAATTCCCCAAGAACACCTTCATATGATCAAGAAGATGCATCAAATTTTCTG TTCGATCAGGAATATAGCTCTGGGGATTACACGACCCCGGAGAGTCCAGATGACATGTTCCTGAAAGATTTGAATCCCTGCCTCACACCTTGCTATTCCAGGACAAAGTCCAAG GATTTCAATGTTTATGGTTCCCCCACTGATGGTGGACCATCTCCTGAAATAGTTTATAACTCATGTGGAACGAAGCTGTCGAGAAGTTGTGAGTGTTCCCAATCCTCCAAGGGGCGGAAGGGTTTGGTCGGGGGCGCTGCTAGCTGCTCCGGTAACACCAGATGCACACATGGAAATCAAATGCATCACAGACTATTCTGA